A stretch of the Teretinema zuelzerae genome encodes the following:
- a CDS encoding ABC transporter permease subunit, which translates to MKHKFVLKTFIADNLVAVIFLMLTIVSIPLSGLSAAHIVDDILTRIGRNAFLVFSLILPIMAGMGINFGMVLGAMAGQIGLIFAMDWGIAGMQGLGFAALLGLPISVFLGWIAGTVLNKARGREMVTSYILGFFFNGIYQFVVLYLFGSMIPLHNKAIALSRGFGVRNTLNLESVRQVLDDAWMIRIGVFNLPMLSYAIIALLCLFIVWFRKTKLGQDMRAVGQHQSVSHSAGIPVEKTRILSIVISTVLACFGQIIFLQNMGNMNTYNAHDQTGFFAAAAILVGGATLSKATIPNVFAGVLLLHLMYIVVPMAGQNLFGSANIGEYFRQFIGYGVIALALVIHAWRTRRDAEKARALLRTDTDGEAL; encoded by the coding sequence ATGAAACACAAATTCGTATTAAAAACCTTTATCGCGGACAATCTGGTGGCGGTCATCTTCCTGATGCTCACCATCGTATCGATTCCGCTTTCAGGACTTTCGGCGGCGCATATAGTCGACGACATCCTCACCCGCATCGGCCGGAACGCCTTTCTCGTGTTTTCCCTGATCCTTCCGATCATGGCGGGCATGGGAATCAACTTCGGCATGGTGCTCGGCGCGATGGCCGGCCAGATCGGATTGATATTCGCGATGGACTGGGGGATCGCCGGAATGCAGGGCCTCGGCTTCGCCGCCCTTCTCGGCCTTCCCATATCGGTGTTTCTCGGATGGATCGCCGGAACCGTGCTTAACAAGGCGCGCGGCCGCGAAATGGTGACGAGCTACATTCTGGGATTCTTTTTCAACGGAATCTACCAGTTCGTCGTGCTCTATCTTTTCGGATCGATGATTCCCCTGCACAACAAGGCGATCGCCCTGTCCCGCGGCTTCGGCGTGAGAAATACGCTGAATCTTGAATCGGTGCGCCAGGTGCTCGACGACGCGTGGATGATCAGGATCGGGGTGTTCAATCTGCCGATGCTTTCGTACGCGATCATCGCGCTGCTGTGCCTGTTCATCGTGTGGTTCAGGAAGACCAAGCTCGGCCAGGACATGCGGGCGGTCGGACAGCATCAGAGCGTTTCGCACTCCGCCGGCATTCCGGTAGAGAAGACGAGGATTCTGTCAATCGTTATTTCGACCGTGTTAGCCTGCTTCGGACAGATCATTTTTCTGCAGAATATGGGAAACATGAACACCTATAACGCCCACGACCAGACCGGATTTTTCGCTGCGGCGGCGATTCTCGTCGGCGGAGCGACGCTCTCCAAGGCGACGATCCCGAACGTGTTCGCGGGAGTTCTGCTTCTGCATCTGATGTACATCGTCGTTCCGATGGCCGGCCAGAACCTCTTCGGTTCGGCGAACATCGGCGAGTACTTCAGGCAGTTTATCGGGTACGGCGTTATCGCCCTGGCGCTGGTCATCCACGCCTGGAGAACCCGGCGCGACGCGGAAAAGGCGAGAGCCCTGCTCCGCACCGACACGGACGGGGAGGCACTGTAA
- a CDS encoding sugar ABC transporter ATP-binding protein, producing the protein MSNETPLLRLEGVTKDFSGTVVLENVSFDLAAGEILGLVGENGAGKTTLMSILFGMPVIRETGGYGGKILVDGKEVSFSSPFDALDAGIGMVHQEFSLIPGFTAVENIMLNREISKPGIISDVFGPRMRTLDRKTMKDRAQSAISRLGIEIDPEMKISEMPIGHKQFTEIAREIDRERVRILVLDEPTAVLTESEAEILLAAVKKLAQTGIAVIFISHRLHEIVNICDRVLTLRDGKSVRDIPASQTTIEDIAVSMVGREVNTAARREAGRSFGEPILSVDRLWVDMPGEIVRNASFEVRQGEIFGIGGLAGQGKIGIPNGIMSLYPAGGSVMFKGKPLPLGNPRVPLLEGLAFVSEDRRGVGLLLDETLEWNIAFTAMQTQGRFLKSWLGGLFTQRDEKAMKELADEYIKMLEIKCTGSFQAAKELSGGNQQKVCLAKAFCLGPDLLFVSEPTRGIDIGAKSIVLDVLRRVNRDQGTTIVMVSSELEELRSICDRVAIVSNGEIAGILDPESSQADFALYMAGIRHEQSGKENPGNTALEGRTP; encoded by the coding sequence ATGTCTAATGAAACACCACTATTGCGCCTTGAAGGCGTAACCAAAGACTTCTCCGGAACCGTTGTCCTTGAGAACGTCAGCTTTGATCTGGCCGCGGGCGAAATCCTCGGGCTGGTCGGCGAAAACGGGGCGGGAAAAACCACCCTCATGAGCATCCTTTTCGGCATGCCGGTGATCCGCGAAACGGGCGGTTACGGCGGAAAAATTCTTGTGGACGGAAAGGAAGTCTCCTTTTCCAGTCCCTTCGACGCTCTCGACGCGGGTATCGGAATGGTTCACCAGGAGTTTTCTCTCATTCCCGGATTCACCGCCGTTGAAAACATCATGCTTAACCGGGAGATATCGAAACCCGGCATCATCTCAGACGTCTTCGGACCGCGCATGCGGACCCTGGACAGAAAAACCATGAAGGACCGGGCTCAGTCGGCCATCTCCCGCCTTGGAATCGAAATCGATCCCGAGATGAAGATTTCCGAAATGCCCATCGGACATAAACAGTTTACTGAAATCGCGCGAGAAATCGACCGCGAACGCGTGCGCATTCTGGTTCTCGACGAGCCCACCGCGGTTTTAACCGAATCGGAAGCGGAAATCCTTCTGGCGGCTGTAAAAAAGCTCGCGCAGACAGGCATCGCGGTTATTTTTATTTCCCATCGGCTCCACGAAATCGTGAATATCTGCGACCGCGTGCTGACTCTGCGCGACGGAAAATCCGTCCGCGACATTCCCGCCTCGCAGACCACCATCGAGGACATCGCCGTTTCCATGGTCGGCCGCGAAGTGAATACCGCCGCTCGCCGGGAAGCGGGCCGCTCGTTCGGCGAGCCGATTCTGTCGGTCGACCGCTTGTGGGTGGACATGCCCGGAGAAATCGTCCGGAACGCTTCCTTCGAAGTGCGCCAGGGAGAAATATTCGGCATCGGCGGTTTGGCTGGCCAGGGCAAGATCGGCATCCCCAACGGGATCATGAGCCTCTATCCCGCCGGCGGTTCCGTGATGTTCAAGGGCAAGCCCCTTCCTCTCGGGAATCCGCGCGTTCCGCTCCTGGAAGGCCTTGCCTTCGTATCGGAAGATAGGCGCGGGGTCGGTCTCCTGCTGGATGAAACCCTTGAGTGGAATATCGCCTTCACCGCGATGCAGACTCAAGGCAGATTTCTGAAATCCTGGCTCGGCGGCCTCTTTACCCAGAGAGACGAGAAGGCAATGAAGGAACTCGCCGACGAATACATCAAAATGCTGGAGATCAAGTGCACCGGCTCATTCCAGGCGGCCAAGGAGCTGTCCGGAGGAAACCAGCAGAAGGTGTGCCTCGCAAAGGCGTTCTGCCTCGGGCCGGATCTTCTGTTCGTTTCGGAGCCAACCCGCGGAATCGACATCGGCGCGAAGTCTATCGTTCTCGACGTGCTTCGCCGGGTGAACAGGGACCAGGGAACCACCATCGTGATGGTATCCAGCGAGCTTGAAGAGCTCCGCTCCATCTGCGACCGCGTCGCCATCGTTTCCAACGGCGAAATCGCGGGCATCCTCGATCCCGAGTCGAGCCAGGCAGATTTCGCCCTGTACATGGCCGGCATCCGCCATGAACAGTCCGGGAAGGAAAACCCCGGAAACACCGCTTTGGAGGGTCGAACCCCATGA
- a CDS encoding 2-oxoacid:acceptor oxidoreductase family protein produces MSEKTVFAGFGGQGIISLGQIWGYFGMKEGKEVSFFPFYGAEKRGGIARANCIVSDEGIASPIISKADSVVVMNQDSLSGCVSVLAEGGLLLVNSSLVDLDALDPASVGLAPEKGGSWKDRFRVVQVAAGEIAAKLGSVKTANMVMLGALARLTGALSLDSVDSILTGFFPKSKQALVPLNASAIRAGMNIASM; encoded by the coding sequence ATGAGCGAAAAGACGGTATTCGCCGGTTTCGGCGGCCAGGGAATCATATCCCTGGGTCAGATTTGGGGCTATTTCGGGATGAAGGAGGGAAAAGAGGTGAGCTTTTTTCCGTTCTACGGAGCCGAGAAACGCGGAGGAATCGCCCGCGCGAACTGCATCGTCTCGGACGAGGGCATTGCGAGCCCCATCATCAGCAAGGCCGATTCGGTCGTGGTGATGAATCAGGACAGCCTGTCCGGCTGCGTTTCCGTACTCGCCGAAGGCGGGCTTCTGCTGGTAAACTCGTCTCTGGTGGATCTGGACGCCCTCGATCCCGCTTCCGTCGGACTCGCTCCCGAAAAGGGCGGTTCCTGGAAGGACCGCTTCCGCGTCGTACAGGTTGCCGCCGGAGAGATCGCAGCAAAGCTGGGCTCGGTCAAAACCGCAAATATGGTGATGCTCGGCGCACTCGCCCGCCTCACCGGCGCTCTGTCCCTCGACTCGGTAGACTCGATTCTGACGGGCTTTTTTCCGAAATCGAAGCAGGCCCTGGTGCCGCTGAACGCTTCCGCGATACGCGCAGGGATGAACATCGCTTCGATGTAA
- a CDS encoding ABC transporter permease subunit, translated as MTDVRTRIRAALADFGWPRIIIGLFLVALFILAPFVRVSIAASLSDIMNRFGMNALLVLAMVPMIQSGCGLNFGLSLGVIAGLLGSTMAVQFGLTGWIGIFGAMGLSIPFAIVLGWLYSQLLNRVKGEEMTIAMYVGFAAVMFMSIMWLVLPYTNKNMVWGYEGKGLRTTITLDGYWNRQLSDFLAIRIGENFVFPTGSILFVAFACLMMWLFLRSRTGTAMTAVGSNPEFARSSGININRMRTVSVILSTVFGALGILLYQQSFGFIQLYSAPLYMAFPAVAAVLIGGASINKATILQVVLGTILFQGILTMTPSVINSLLQTDMSEVIRIVLSNGMILYALTRKSKVTR; from the coding sequence ATGACAGACGTACGTACGCGCATCCGCGCCGCTCTCGCCGACTTCGGCTGGCCGCGCATCATCATCGGCTTGTTTCTGGTCGCCCTGTTCATTCTCGCGCCCTTTGTGCGGGTGAGCATCGCGGCCTCGCTTTCGGACATCATGAACCGCTTCGGCATGAACGCCCTGCTGGTTCTGGCCATGGTTCCCATGATCCAGTCCGGCTGCGGGCTTAACTTCGGGCTTTCGCTCGGCGTCATCGCAGGTCTTCTCGGCTCGACCATGGCTGTCCAGTTCGGTCTTACCGGCTGGATCGGGATCTTCGGCGCCATGGGCCTTTCCATTCCCTTCGCCATCGTTCTCGGCTGGCTCTATAGCCAGCTGTTGAACCGGGTCAAGGGCGAGGAAATGACGATCGCCATGTACGTCGGCTTCGCAGCCGTCATGTTCATGTCCATCATGTGGCTGGTTCTGCCGTACACCAATAAGAACATGGTGTGGGGATACGAAGGGAAGGGCTTGCGCACCACCATCACCCTCGACGGGTATTGGAACCGCCAGCTCAGCGATTTCCTCGCGATCCGCATCGGCGAGAATTTCGTGTTTCCGACCGGCTCCATCCTCTTTGTGGCCTTCGCCTGCCTTATGATGTGGCTTTTCCTGAGAAGCCGCACGGGAACGGCGATGACGGCCGTCGGCTCGAACCCCGAATTCGCCCGCTCCAGCGGCATCAACATCAACCGCATGCGCACAGTGAGCGTCATTCTTTCCACAGTGTTCGGAGCTCTCGGAATTCTGCTGTATCAGCAGAGCTTCGGCTTCATCCAGCTCTACAGCGCTCCGTTGTACATGGCGTTTCCCGCCGTGGCCGCGGTGCTGATCGGCGGCGCGTCGATCAATAAGGCGACGATACTGCAGGTCGTGCTGGGAACGATCCTTTTCCAGGGAATTCTCACCATGACCCCGTCGGTCATCAACAGCCTCCTGCAGACGGACATGTCCGAGGTTATCCGCATAGTTCTTTCCAACGGAATGATTCTGTACGCGCTGACCCGCAAATCGAAGGTGACCCGATGA
- a CDS encoding FadR/GntR family transcriptional regulator produces the protein MDFPKLNAPSLKELFVRELEHMILSGKLAVGVKLPSERELASSMQVSRAVVNAGLSEMAAKGFVEIRPRAGVYVADFRRRGTIDTLLSIMRYNGGVLRKSEIRSLLELRLVMENLAMELAIPRLTQDDVQRLGTLCDSFGASEDDPERAAGFVFEFHHELCVLSGNTLLPLIFYSFREPVISLWERYLRLHGVARLHKNTADLFDCIRRRDLAAAVDCFTSSIRDTIEGGASIYFDQD, from the coding sequence ATGGACTTTCCGAAACTCAACGCGCCGAGCCTCAAGGAGCTGTTCGTACGCGAACTTGAGCACATGATACTTTCCGGCAAGCTCGCCGTCGGCGTAAAACTGCCGAGCGAACGGGAACTCGCCTCCAGCATGCAGGTCAGCCGGGCGGTCGTGAACGCGGGCTTAAGCGAAATGGCCGCCAAGGGCTTCGTGGAAATCCGCCCGCGCGCCGGAGTCTACGTTGCGGACTTCCGCCGCCGCGGCACCATCGACACCCTTCTTTCCATCATGCGCTACAACGGCGGCGTTCTGCGCAAATCGGAAATCCGCTCCCTTCTGGAACTCCGCCTCGTAATGGAAAACCTCGCCATGGAGCTCGCGATCCCCCGTCTGACCCAAGACGACGTCCAGCGCCTCGGAACCCTCTGCGACAGCTTCGGCGCCTCCGAGGACGATCCCGAACGCGCCGCCGGCTTCGTCTTCGAATTCCACCACGAACTCTGCGTACTCTCCGGCAACACCCTCCTCCCCCTCATCTTCTACTCCTTCCGCGAGCCGGTCATCTCCCTGTGGGAACGCTACCTCCGCCTCCACGGAGTCGCCCGCCTCCACAAAAACACCGCGGACCTCTTCGACTGCATCCGCCGCCGCGATCTCGCCGCCGCCGTCGACTGCTTCACCAGCTCGATCCGCGACACCATCGAAGGCGGAGCCTCGATTTATTTCGACCAGGACTGA
- a CDS encoding 2-hydroxyacid dehydrogenase produces the protein MKDHVRIAFFDTKPYDRNYFEAGARQEEFSDMRFEFSFFESKLNPATAALAKGHEVVCAFVNDKLDAKTIEALSAGGVKLIALRCAGYNNVDLQAVWGKIHVVRVPAYSPHAVAEHAAALLQTLNRRIHTAYNRTRDGNFTLTGLVGRDLYGKTAGIIGTGKIGKILATILHGFGMKILLDDLYPDQAFAQSIGGEYVSRERLYAESDVISLHCPLTPENKYMINAETLKLMKKSAIVINTGRGGLIDTKALVDALKNGKIRGAGLDVYEEEDQYFFEDKSMEPIRDDVLARLIQFPNVLLTSHQAFLTEEALGEIARVSLDNVRRWKKGEPQINEICYRCVDAGKASSCAKTTEGRCWAESKH, from the coding sequence ATGAAAGACCACGTGCGTATCGCTTTTTTCGATACTAAACCATATGACCGGAACTACTTCGAGGCGGGAGCCCGTCAGGAGGAATTTTCGGATATGCGCTTCGAGTTCAGCTTCTTCGAGAGCAAGCTGAATCCCGCCACAGCGGCCCTCGCGAAGGGCCACGAAGTCGTGTGCGCCTTCGTTAACGACAAGCTGGACGCTAAAACAATAGAAGCCCTGTCCGCAGGAGGCGTAAAACTGATAGCCCTCCGCTGCGCGGGATACAACAATGTGGATCTGCAGGCGGTGTGGGGGAAAATCCATGTCGTGCGCGTTCCGGCCTATTCTCCGCACGCGGTGGCCGAACATGCGGCGGCCCTGTTGCAAACCCTGAACAGACGCATCCACACCGCGTACAACAGGACACGGGACGGCAACTTCACGCTCACCGGACTGGTCGGCCGGGATCTCTACGGAAAAACCGCCGGCATTATCGGAACCGGAAAAATCGGCAAGATTCTCGCGACCATCCTTCACGGCTTCGGCATGAAAATCCTGCTGGACGACCTCTATCCGGACCAGGCCTTCGCGCAGTCCATCGGAGGAGAATACGTCAGCCGGGAAAGACTCTATGCGGAGTCCGACGTCATCAGCCTCCACTGTCCGCTCACGCCCGAGAACAAATACATGATCAACGCGGAAACCCTGAAGCTGATGAAAAAAAGCGCAATCGTCATCAATACAGGCCGCGGAGGACTCATCGATACGAAGGCCCTGGTCGATGCGCTCAAGAACGGAAAGATTCGCGGCGCGGGGCTCGATGTGTACGAGGAGGAGGATCAGTACTTTTTCGAAGATAAATCGATGGAACCGATCAGGGACGATGTTCTCGCGCGGCTGATCCAGTTTCCCAACGTCCTGCTCACCTCTCACCAGGCCTTTCTCACCGAGGAGGCACTCGGAGAGATCGCGCGGGTGTCGCTCGACAATGTCAGGCGATGGAAAAAGGGCGAGCCGCAGATTAACGAAATTTGCTACCGATGCGTTGACGCGGGAAAGGCTTCAAGCTGCGCGAAAACGACGGAGGGACGTTGCTGGGCGGAAAGCAAACACTGA
- a CDS encoding DUF3798 domain-containing protein — translation MTKRLLTLAAVLAAASMVFAGGTQEAGKTTAKAGGFHIGVVTGTVSQSEDDLRGAEELIKRYGAVKTGGMIQHITYPDDFMSQQETTISQIVALADDPAMKAIVVNQAVPGTAEAFKRVKAKRPDILCFAGEAHEDPLVIQSSADLAINADFISRGYTIIWAAKQMGAKNFVHISFPRHMSYESLGLRRQIMEAACKDLGLNFVFETAPDPTSDVGVAGAQQFILEKVPQWIQKYGKETAFFCTNDAHTEPLLKQIAAFGGMFVEADLPSPLMGYPGAFGIDLSAEAGNFPAILKKVESTVVAKAGAGKFGTWAFSYGFTVTAGLGEYAKRIVEGTATKGSMSDLYKSLGEYTPGAKWNGGSYIDANTGVRAKNHTLVYMDTYIFGQGYLPTTSLEVPEKYYNIKFSK, via the coding sequence ATGACTAAGAGACTTTTGACTCTTGCGGCTGTTTTAGCTGCCGCTTCCATGGTCTTCGCAGGCGGCACTCAGGAAGCCGGCAAGACTACCGCAAAGGCCGGTGGTTTCCACATTGGCGTGGTGACCGGAACGGTTTCGCAATCCGAAGACGATCTTCGCGGAGCGGAAGAACTGATCAAACGCTACGGCGCGGTTAAGACCGGCGGCATGATCCAGCACATCACCTATCCCGACGACTTCATGTCCCAGCAGGAGACCACCATCTCCCAGATCGTCGCCCTTGCCGACGACCCCGCCATGAAAGCCATCGTCGTGAACCAGGCTGTTCCCGGAACAGCGGAAGCGTTCAAGCGCGTAAAGGCGAAAAGACCGGACATTCTGTGCTTCGCAGGCGAAGCCCACGAAGATCCCCTCGTCATCCAGTCGTCAGCCGATCTCGCGATCAACGCTGACTTCATTTCCCGCGGATACACTATCATTTGGGCGGCCAAGCAGATGGGAGCGAAGAACTTCGTTCACATTTCCTTCCCCCGCCATATGTCCTATGAATCCCTGGGACTCCGCCGCCAGATCATGGAAGCCGCTTGTAAGGACCTCGGGCTTAATTTCGTATTCGAAACAGCTCCCGACCCCACCAGCGACGTCGGCGTCGCGGGCGCCCAGCAGTTCATCCTCGAGAAGGTTCCCCAGTGGATCCAGAAGTACGGAAAGGAAACCGCATTTTTCTGCACCAACGACGCCCACACCGAGCCCCTGCTGAAGCAGATCGCGGCCTTCGGCGGAATGTTCGTGGAAGCCGATCTTCCTTCTCCCCTCATGGGATATCCGGGAGCTTTCGGAATCGACCTCTCTGCGGAAGCGGGAAATTTCCCCGCCATCCTCAAGAAGGTTGAATCCACCGTCGTCGCGAAAGCCGGCGCCGGCAAGTTCGGAACCTGGGCCTTCTCCTACGGATTCACCGTCACCGCCGGACTCGGCGAGTACGCGAAGAGAATCGTCGAGGGAACCGCGACCAAGGGAAGCATGAGCGACCTCTACAAATCGCTGGGCGAATACACCCCCGGCGCCAAGTGGAACGGCGGAAGCTATATCGACGCGAACACCGGCGTGCGCGCGAAGAACCACACACTCGTGTACATGGATACGTACATTTTCGGACAGGGCTATCTGCCCACGACTTCTCTCGAAGTCCCCGAGAAGTACTACAACATCAAGTTCTCCAAATAA
- a CDS encoding flavodoxin domain-containing protein encodes MKSVLIAYYTKTGSTKETAQLIEKTLKEAGLNAEAKAVSDDLSPADYDACIIGGPVNGMQWVPQAAQFASKWAEILKTKKTVLFCLSYIYLTGGSFWKNSIAKILKPFADSTDAMETAVFGGRVEGPLPAPMRFIFGIKRDSPLDLVNHEGIAAWAKELAPRLQDGD; translated from the coding sequence ATGAAATCCGTACTGATTGCGTACTACACGAAAACCGGTTCAACGAAGGAAACGGCCCAACTCATCGAAAAAACCCTGAAAGAAGCGGGATTGAACGCTGAGGCGAAGGCCGTCTCCGATGATCTTTCGCCCGCCGATTACGACGCGTGCATCATCGGGGGTCCGGTCAACGGCATGCAGTGGGTTCCCCAGGCTGCGCAGTTCGCGTCGAAGTGGGCCGAAATCCTTAAAACAAAGAAGACGGTGCTTTTCTGCCTCTCCTATATTTACCTTACCGGCGGCAGCTTCTGGAAAAACTCGATCGCAAAAATCCTGAAACCCTTCGCCGATTCGACGGACGCGATGGAAACGGCAGTGTTCGGCGGGCGCGTCGAAGGGCCGCTCCCTGCGCCGATGCGATTCATCTTCGGGATAAAAAGGGACAGCCCCCTGGATCTGGTGAACCACGAAGGAATCGCCGCCTGGGCAAAGGAGCTCGCGCCGCGTCTGCAAGACGGAGACTGA
- a CDS encoding NAD(P)H-dependent oxidoreductase, with product MTVRIIYCHPSDDSLTRELLDSFIEGLAEAGHEADVCDLYRSGFNPLLSEAEYRREAWYDGSLSVPPDVALQQEAINRSDGLAFVFPLFWTDVPALLKGWFDRVWTWGFAYGSSPLPGTKQSAAQPNAGRRGMKTLKRALYLCSAGNPLSVLEETGKTEALGKIWLDDRINDRAETSGFIVFGGTSRELESRESLRDAHLEQARKAGREFFQAQ from the coding sequence ATGACCGTACGAATCATCTACTGCCATCCCTCGGACGACAGCCTCACCCGGGAGCTGCTCGACTCCTTCATCGAAGGGCTCGCCGAAGCAGGCCACGAGGCGGACGTCTGCGACCTCTACCGGTCCGGATTCAACCCCCTGCTCTCAGAGGCCGAATACCGCCGGGAAGCCTGGTACGACGGATCGCTTTCCGTCCCTCCCGACGTCGCGCTCCAGCAGGAGGCGATCAACCGCTCCGACGGGCTCGCCTTCGTTTTCCCCCTTTTCTGGACCGACGTTCCCGCCCTCCTCAAAGGCTGGTTCGACCGGGTGTGGACCTGGGGATTCGCCTACGGCTCGTCTCCCTTGCCGGGAACGAAACAATCCGCGGCGCAACCGAATGCCGGAAGGCGCGGGATGAAGACGCTCAAACGGGCGCTGTATCTCTGTTCCGCGGGAAATCCGCTTTCAGTGCTTGAGGAAACGGGCAAGACAGAAGCTCTCGGGAAAATCTGGCTCGACGACCGCATCAACGACCGCGCCGAAACATCCGGCTTCATCGTGTTCGGAGGCACCTCGCGCGAACTGGAATCGAGGGAGTCTCTCCGGGACGCGCACCTCGAACAGGCGCGGAAAGCGGGACGCGAGTTCTTCCAGGCGCAATAG
- a CDS encoding DUF6672 family protein, which translates to MDAKIKKIGGRAVLAFVYVALLVVFFLTGRTHTILIDNKADPDGAWQAVRGMTVSVNGREPVEYLRGDRDRELVKGQKFSIRIEFFDGRDPFEATLKVPLSVDTLLLSVPKLIDGIEPAMEKFDIYGANRATTAAGENERFGQPETDAADELPVIGF; encoded by the coding sequence ATGGACGCGAAAATCAAGAAAATCGGCGGACGCGCTGTTCTCGCTTTTGTATATGTCGCCTTGCTCGTCGTATTTTTCCTTACCGGAAGAACGCATACGATACTCATCGACAACAAGGCAGATCCGGACGGAGCCTGGCAGGCCGTCCGGGGCATGACCGTTTCGGTTAACGGAAGAGAACCGGTCGAGTATCTTCGGGGAGACCGCGACAGGGAACTCGTGAAGGGGCAGAAGTTCTCTATTCGCATCGAGTTCTTCGACGGACGGGATCCCTTCGAAGCGACGCTCAAAGTTCCGCTTTCCGTGGACACCCTGCTGTTATCCGTGCCGAAGCTCATCGACGGGATCGAGCCCGCGATGGAAAAGTTCGACATTTACGGAGCGAATCGGGCAACCACGGCAGCCGGCGAGAACGAACGCTTCGGCCAGCCGGAAACCGATGCCGCGGACGAGCTCCCGGTTATCGGGTTCTAA
- a CDS encoding transglycosylase domain-containing protein, producing MRQNKIARFALRALAAIAVLHVAFMLFTSVLLFRYRTANPRTTGIMIYRKIAYKWPSNEMRFLPLGKIPKKVRQMVIRVEDGTFYSHHGIIPSALKHAWLVNKQLEKPVYGGSTITMQTARTLFLVPEKSYLRKYLEMIIALEMELILDKDRILELYLNYAEWGKGVYGIEAASRHHYRRGVASLSSDQAVRLVTLLSSPIKYEPYSLNKSAILRSRYHYLSSRFP from the coding sequence ATGCGTCAGAATAAGATTGCGCGGTTTGCGCTTCGCGCGCTCGCCGCGATTGCGGTTCTTCATGTGGCCTTCATGCTGTTCACGTCGGTTTTGCTCTTCCGGTATCGGACGGCGAATCCCCGGACGACCGGCATCATGATCTATCGGAAGATCGCCTATAAGTGGCCTTCGAACGAAATGCGCTTCCTTCCTCTGGGCAAGATTCCGAAGAAAGTCCGCCAGATGGTTATCCGGGTGGAAGACGGAACCTTTTATTCCCATCACGGCATTATACCCTCAGCCCTGAAACACGCCTGGCTGGTTAATAAACAGCTTGAGAAGCCGGTCTACGGCGGCAGCACGATCACCATGCAAACCGCCCGAACCCTCTTTCTGGTGCCGGAAAAAAGCTATCTTAGAAAATATCTGGAAATGATTATCGCTCTGGAGATGGAGCTTATTCTCGACAAGGACCGGATTCTGGAGCTCTATCTCAATTACGCGGAGTGGGGAAAGGGCGTCTACGGCATCGAGGCCGCCTCGCGCCATCACTATCGCCGGGGCGTCGCCTCTCTGTCATCCGATCAGGCTGTCCGCCTGGTCACTCTTTTATCGTCGCCTATCAAATACGAACCCTATTCCCTGAATAAAAGCGCGATTTTGCGAAGCCGCTATCACTACCTTTCATCCCGGTTTCCGTAA
- the hypB gene encoding hydrogenase nickel incorporation protein HypB, with the protein MDAFRVIEIKKSVWEGNDRNAAILRSELEEKGVFLLNLMSSPGSGKTTTLVRTIEALEGSVALGVMEADIDSDVDAATVSRAGARVVQLHTGGMCHLDAEMTRQGLDALASGAPGTAGGTAEGDRFAGLAGIDCVVLENIGNLICTADYDTGAARNVMILSVPEGDDKPLKYPNIFKVCDVLLVNKIDVAPHFDFSLSALEERVKALNPDIRIIPVSAKTGEGIPEWAEWLKTEISEWRKNI; encoded by the coding sequence ATGGACGCGTTCCGCGTAATCGAGATTAAAAAGAGCGTCTGGGAGGGGAACGACCGCAACGCGGCGATTCTCCGCTCGGAACTGGAAGAGAAGGGAGTGTTTCTCCTGAATCTCATGTCTTCTCCCGGTTCGGGCAAGACGACGACCCTGGTGCGCACCATCGAGGCCCTTGAAGGCTCGGTCGCGCTCGGCGTGATGGAGGCCGATATCGACTCCGATGTGGACGCGGCCACCGTTTCCAGGGCGGGCGCCCGCGTAGTCCAGCTTCATACCGGGGGCATGTGCCATCTGGACGCGGAAATGACGCGTCAGGGGCTGGACGCCCTTGCTTCAGGAGCGCCCGGAACCGCCGGCGGCACCGCGGAAGGCGACCGTTTTGCCGGCCTTGCGGGGATCGATTGCGTGGTGCTCGAGAACATCGGGAACCTGATCTGCACCGCGGACTACGACACCGGAGCCGCGCGCAACGTCATGATCCTGAGCGTGCCGGAAGGCGACGACAAGCCCCTGAAGTATCCGAATATTTTTAAAGTGTGCGACGTCCTGCTGGTGAACAAGATAGACGTCGCGCCGCATTTCGATTTTTCCTTGTCCGCGCTCGAGGAGCGGGTGAAGGCGCTGAATCCCGATATCCGGATTATTCCGGTGTCCGCGAAGACCGGCGAGGGAATCCCCGAATGGGCCGAATGGCTTAAAACTGAAATTTCCGAATGGAGGAAGAACATATGA